CTCCACGGTGTGGCCCTTGGGCAGGACCCCCAGCGCCTTGAGCATCCGCCCCACCAGCCGGGCGACGGTGGTCTTGCCCGTCCCGGGGTTTCCCTTGAAGGCCATGTGGAGCACCAGCGGTTCGCAGGCCAGCCCCACCGCCGCGCGACGCTGCCGTATCTCCACGTAGGCCCGCAGTTCGCGTACGGCCTGCTTGACGCGATGGAGGCCCACCAGGGACTCCAGCTCGGCCATCACCTGGGCCAGGGCCTCCGGGTCCCGGCCGCCGGAGGGCTCGTCCGAGGCGGGCGTGCCGGTCGCAGCAGGTGGCGCCGGGGAGTGTGAGCCCTGGCCCCCCGGCGCCTCCGACAGCCACCGGAGGGCCTGCGCCGGGCTCAGCCGCCCCTCCGCCACCCGTTCGATGAGGGCCGACCCGTGGGAGGACGTGAGTGCCATCGCGGCTATCTATACGCGGGAGCGATAGTGATCCGCCACCCGCCGGGCCGCCTCGGCCAGGCCGTCGCACGTCGACAGGTCCAGCCACCAGATCCGGCGATCCGGGCGAAACCAGATGAGCTGGCGTCGGGCGTAGTGGCGCGTGGCACGCTTGAGGGTATCCACGGCTCGGGCGAACGAGAGCTCGCCCGCCAGGTAGGCGCGCATCTCCTTGTAGCCCAGCGCCTGCATCGCGGTGCGGCCGGGAGCCGGCGACCGGGCCAGCAGGCGCCGCGTCTCCTCGACGAGCCCCCGGCTCACCTGGTCGTCCACCCGCGCGTCGATGCGCCGGTAGAGCTGGTCGCGGGGGCGCTCGAGGCCGACCCAGACGGCGGGCAGCGGGCGCGCCGCCCGGCGTGCCTCGGCCTGCAGCTCGCTCATGGGACGGCCGGTCGCCTCGTACACCTCCAGGGCCCGGATGACCCGGCGGACGTTGTGGGGATGGATGCGGCTGGCCGCCACGGGATCCACACAGGCCAGGCGGTCGTGCAGGGCCAGAGGGCCGCGGGAGGAGGCCTCCGCCTCCAGCCGGCGCCGCACCGCCGGATCGCAGCCCCCCGGCCGCGGGAGCAGGTCGTCGACGAACGCCCGGATGTACAGACCGGTCCCGCCGCAGACGATGGCCAGCCGGCCGCGGGCCCGGATGGCCGCCAGCGCCTCGCGGGCGAGCTCGCGGTAGCGGGAGGCCGAGAAGTCCTCGGCCGGGTCGGCCACGTCGATGAGATGATGGGGCACCCCTCGCTGACGCTCCGGGCCGGGCTTGTCCGTCCCGATGTCCAGGCCGCGGTAGACCTGCATGGCATCGGCGGAGATGATCTCGGCATCCAGCCGCCGCGCCACCTCCACGGCCAGATCGGTCTTGCCCACGGCCGTCGGGCCCACGATCACCAGCAGCGGCGGGTTCCCTCGCTCGTCGCGCCGTTCATCCATCGCCGGCATCCGGCCCGACCACCCAGATCCCGTAGACCACCCGGCTCGATCGTCCCCCGGCCACACGATGGGGCGTCAGGGCCCCCAGGCGGGCCGAGTCGGCCCGGTCCTTGAGGACGACCCGGCGGCGCGCCACCCGCATCGCCTCGACCAGGGCCCGCTCGCCCACCGGCCCCTCCTCGGCCACCAGGCGCCACGCCGCCATCGTCGTCGAGCCCGACAGGCTGCGCTCGAACATGGCATCGAAGTACACCACGTCGAAAGCCCCCGAGGAGCATCCGGCGAGGTACGCCCCGTGGTCCGCCAC
This genomic interval from Limnochorda sp. LNt contains the following:
- the miaA gene encoding tRNA (adenosine(37)-N6)-dimethylallyltransferase MiaA, with the protein product MPAMDERRDERGNPPLLVIVGPTAVGKTDLAVEVARRLDAEIISADAMQVYRGLDIGTDKPGPERQRGVPHHLIDVADPAEDFSASRYRELAREALAAIRARGRLAIVCGGTGLYIRAFVDDLLPRPGGCDPAVRRRLEAEASSRGPLALHDRLACVDPVAASRIHPHNVRRVIRALEVYEATGRPMSELQAEARRAARPLPAVWVGLERPRDQLYRRIDARVDDQVSRGLVEETRRLLARSPAPGRTAMQALGYKEMRAYLAGELSFARAVDTLKRATRHYARRQLIWFRPDRRIWWLDLSTCDGLAEAARRVADHYRSRV